One window from the genome of Bradyrhizobium xenonodulans encodes:
- a CDS encoding NAD(P)-dependent oxidoreductase, which produces MKITLLGGTGSIGRVFLEEAIAAGHELRIYGRTSPNANGADFIRGELSDKVAMTAAVRGSDAVVNTVGVRSKDDIPVITVAVSNIITVMENADVRRLVSISGAGVRLPGDRRGPLGHIATWIARSMAYDMIACKQGEYELIARSHLE; this is translated from the coding sequence ATGAAAATCACGTTGTTGGGCGGTACCGGGTCGATCGGCCGCGTGTTTCTCGAAGAGGCTATCGCAGCCGGCCACGAATTGCGCATATATGGCCGCACGTCACCGAACGCGAATGGAGCTGATTTCATCCGCGGCGAACTCTCGGACAAAGTCGCCATGACGGCTGCAGTTCGAGGCTCTGATGCGGTCGTAAACACTGTCGGCGTGCGATCAAAGGACGACATTCCGGTTATCACCGTCGCCGTATCGAACATCATTACGGTTATGGAGAATGCGGACGTACGCCGCCTCGTGAGTATCTCCGGCGCAGGCGTGAGACTCCCTGGAGACCGGCGTGGTCCGCTGGGCCATATCGCGACTTGGATCGCCAGATCAATGGCCTATGACATGATCGCGTGCAAGCAGGGGGAATATGAGCTTATCGCCCGTTCTCATCTCGAGTGA
- a CDS encoding outer membrane protein has translation MQEVFGMRSGVLLSGVATIALVASGAANAVDLWPDVKLPAAVWSWSGGYIGGNVGGGYGRTSFSNPYGPPIYGGVVDTPVFLVGGQIGYNWQKNSWVFGVELDVSGAVSDGTNTCLASSGFVVSANCAAGPNVFATGTGRVGYTFGPHGHTLAYLKGGLAWQNNRGDVVNNNEFNGRGTQENTSFDYGRVGGIIGLGVEQALTSAWSLKVEYDYLHFGGPSIATPPTVQFPPFAILPANTTSLSSTYHIGTIGLNYHFDADPWDAQRSDAPLFTKATGSVPPTADTAGWSFEGGSRLWVSRGRFQWNDSAVPNEVPAGDPNILVSRITHHGLNGLSGELFGRVDSPWGAFLKSNVGIGRFDKGITNDEDWGIDRSLSYINTRSGQANGRFTYYTADVGYDFLRGANYKVGGFLGWTYYEQSSDYIGCVQIANPMVGCLRPDPDGDDTVAGSQNSQWNAPRAGLSAETMLTERWRLSSDVAYLPWTDFKGRDNHLVRPTTTFIDQRGNGGGGVQLEGVLSYFITKNFSVGIGARYWAMWTKKDSEMTCTGCDGPGTTGTELAKFSTERWGTFFQASYKLN, from the coding sequence ATGCAGGAAGTGTTTGGAATGCGATCTGGAGTTCTTCTTTCGGGAGTCGCAACAATTGCGCTCGTCGCAAGCGGTGCAGCCAATGCGGTAGACCTTTGGCCAGACGTGAAATTGCCAGCGGCGGTGTGGAGTTGGTCCGGAGGCTATATCGGCGGGAACGTCGGCGGTGGGTATGGCCGAACCTCATTCAGCAATCCCTACGGTCCCCCAATCTATGGCGGCGTGGTTGACACCCCAGTGTTCCTCGTAGGTGGCCAGATAGGCTATAACTGGCAGAAGAACAGCTGGGTCTTTGGCGTCGAACTCGATGTCAGCGGTGCTGTCTCCGACGGCACAAATACCTGCCTCGCCTCCTCCGGCTTTGTTGTGAGCGCAAATTGCGCGGCAGGTCCCAACGTCTTTGCGACCGGGACCGGCCGGGTCGGTTACACCTTTGGCCCACATGGCCACACGCTGGCCTATCTCAAGGGAGGCTTGGCTTGGCAAAACAATCGCGGCGATGTCGTCAACAACAACGAGTTCAATGGCCGCGGGACTCAGGAGAACACCAGTTTCGACTATGGTCGGGTCGGCGGCATCATCGGGCTGGGCGTCGAGCAAGCACTTACGTCTGCATGGTCTCTCAAGGTCGAATACGACTATCTGCATTTCGGTGGGCCGAGTATCGCAACGCCTCCGACGGTGCAGTTTCCGCCGTTCGCAATCCTTCCGGCGAATACAACGAGCCTGTCTAGCACCTATCACATCGGAACGATCGGTCTGAATTACCATTTTGACGCCGACCCTTGGGATGCGCAACGGTCCGATGCGCCGTTGTTCACGAAAGCAACGGGCAGCGTGCCGCCGACGGCTGACACAGCCGGTTGGTCGTTTGAAGGCGGCTCGCGGCTTTGGGTCAGCCGCGGACGATTCCAATGGAATGACAGCGCTGTGCCCAATGAAGTCCCTGCTGGAGATCCTAACATTCTTGTATCGAGGATCACCCACCACGGTCTCAACGGACTTTCCGGGGAATTATTTGGCCGGGTTGACAGCCCGTGGGGAGCGTTTCTGAAGAGCAACGTTGGCATCGGTCGCTTCGACAAAGGAATCACCAACGATGAAGATTGGGGAATTGATCGCAGCCTCTCCTATATCAACACGAGATCAGGCCAGGCAAACGGGAGGTTCACCTATTACACCGCCGACGTAGGTTACGATTTCCTGCGCGGCGCCAACTACAAGGTCGGGGGCTTTCTCGGCTGGACCTACTACGAACAGAGCTCCGACTACATCGGATGTGTACAGATTGCCAACCCGATGGTTGGATGCTTGCGGCCAGATCCAGATGGTGACGACACAGTCGCTGGAAGCCAGAATTCCCAGTGGAATGCACCTCGTGCCGGCCTAAGCGCCGAAACCATGCTCACCGAGCGTTGGCGTTTGAGTAGCGACGTCGCTTACCTGCCTTGGACCGATTTCAAAGGACGTGACAATCATCTTGTGCGCCCGACGACCACCTTCATCGATCAACGCGGGAACGGAGGCGGGGGTGTCCAACTCGAAGGCGTGTTGTCCTACTTCATTACCAAGAACTTCAGCGTCGGCATCGGCGCGCGCTATTGGGCCATGTGGACCAAAAAAGACAGTGAAATGACATGCACAGGCTGTGATGGCCCGGGAACCACTGGGACTGAGCTTGCGAAGTTCAGCACGGAGCGCTGGGGTACATTCTTTCAGGCCTCTTATAAGTTGAACTGA
- a CDS encoding ABC transporter substrate-binding protein yields MNTRSLLVFAVAAGVTIGSHQAFAQKQYGPGASDTEIKIGNILPYSGPASAYAIVGKIAAGYVKMINEKGGINGRKINWISYDDAYSPPKTVEQARKLVESDEVLFLYQTLGVPPNLAIMKYMNQKKVPQLMLATGGTKFGEDPKSFPWTMPFNASYQSEGRVYAKWILKEHPNAKIAVLVVNDEYGKDIYKGVKDGLGDKTSMIVAEATYDFNDPTIDSQIVKLKASGADLVLNLSQPKFAAMAIRKMGELDWKPVHILNNVSSSVGAVIKPAGFNYAQGIISAGYYKDPTDPAWKDDSGVKECEQFLQKYAPDADRNSNLVTYSYAALQTLQYILEQAGDNLTRENIMKVSENLNGFAPSTLLPGITLKTSPTDHFPIEQMQLMTFEGNNWVTFGPIIEGKLSN; encoded by the coding sequence ATGAATACGCGTAGTTTGCTTGTTTTTGCCGTAGCCGCCGGCGTCACGATTGGCTCGCACCAAGCGTTTGCACAAAAGCAATACGGTCCCGGGGCGAGCGACACTGAAATCAAGATCGGAAACATTCTTCCCTATAGCGGGCCAGCCTCCGCCTACGCCATCGTGGGCAAGATCGCTGCTGGGTATGTGAAGATGATCAATGAAAAGGGCGGCATCAACGGACGGAAGATTAATTGGATTTCGTACGACGACGCCTATAGCCCGCCGAAAACGGTCGAGCAGGCCCGCAAGCTGGTCGAGAGCGACGAAGTTCTATTCCTCTACCAGACGCTGGGCGTGCCGCCGAATCTGGCCATCATGAAGTACATGAACCAGAAGAAGGTCCCACAGCTGATGCTCGCGACCGGAGGAACGAAATTCGGCGAGGATCCCAAGTCGTTTCCATGGACGATGCCTTTCAATGCGTCCTACCAATCCGAAGGTCGCGTCTATGCCAAATGGATCTTGAAGGAGCACCCTAACGCCAAGATCGCCGTCCTGGTTGTAAACGACGAGTACGGCAAGGATATCTACAAGGGCGTTAAAGACGGGCTCGGCGACAAGACCTCGATGATTGTTGCTGAGGCGACATACGACTTCAACGACCCCACGATCGACTCGCAGATCGTCAAGCTGAAGGCATCGGGAGCAGACCTGGTACTCAATCTCAGCCAGCCCAAATTCGCCGCGATGGCGATCCGAAAGATGGGCGAGTTAGATTGGAAGCCTGTCCATATCCTGAACAACGTTTCGAGCTCAGTGGGAGCGGTGATTAAGCCAGCCGGCTTCAACTACGCGCAAGGCATCATCAGCGCTGGCTACTACAAGGACCCGACGGACCCCGCTTGGAAGGACGACTCCGGGGTTAAGGAATGCGAGCAGTTCCTGCAAAAATACGCGCCTGACGCAGATCGCAATAGCAATCTGGTAACCTACTCGTATGCAGCTCTTCAAACGCTGCAGTACATCCTCGAGCAGGCGGGCGACAACCTGACTCGGGAAAACATCATGAAGGTCTCAGAAAACCTGAATGGCTTCGCGCCGTCGACCTTGCTGCCCGGTATCACACTCAAGACGTCGCCTACCGATCATTTCCCGATCGAGCAGATGCAGTTGATGACGTTTGAAGGAAACAACTGGGTCACCTTTGGTCCGATCATCGAGGGCAAGTTATCGAACTGA
- a CDS encoding acyl-CoA carboxylase subunit beta has product MTAVIEKLEARRAGAKLGGGEKRIEAQHARGKLTARDRIELLLDKGSFEEFDMFVEHRSTEFGMEKTKVPGDGVVTGWGTVNGRKTFVFAKDFTVFGGSLSETHALKITKLQDMAMKARAPIIGLYDAGGARIQEGVAALAGYSYVFRRNVLASGVIPQISVIMGPCAGGDVYSPAMTDFIFMVKNTSYMFVTGPDVVKTVTNEVVTAEELGGASVHATRSSIAEGAFENDVETLLQMRRLIDFLPSNNTDGVPEWPSFDDIGRVDMSLDTLIPDNPNKPYDMKELILKVVDEGDFFEIADLFAKNIVTGFGRIAGRTVGFVANQPMVLAGVLDSDASRKAARFVRFCDAFNIPIVTFVDVPGFLPGTAQEYGGLIKHGAKLLFAYSQCTVPLVTIITRKAYGGAFDVMASKEIGADMNYAWPTAQIAVMGAKGAVEIIFRSDIGDPDKIAARTKEYEDRFLSPFIAAERGYIDDVIMPHSTRRRIARALAMLKDKKVEAPAKKHDNLPL; this is encoded by the coding sequence ATGACTGCCGTAATCGAAAAGCTTGAGGCGCGTCGTGCCGGCGCAAAGCTCGGCGGTGGCGAGAAGCGCATCGAGGCGCAGCACGCCCGCGGCAAGCTGACCGCGCGCGACCGCATCGAGCTCCTGCTCGACAAGGGATCGTTCGAGGAGTTCGACATGTTCGTCGAGCATCGCTCCACCGAGTTCGGCATGGAGAAGACCAAGGTGCCCGGCGACGGCGTCGTCACCGGCTGGGGCACCGTCAACGGCCGCAAGACGTTTGTCTTCGCCAAGGACTTTACGGTGTTCGGCGGCTCGCTGTCCGAGACCCACGCGCTGAAGATCACCAAGCTGCAGGACATGGCGATGAAGGCGCGGGCGCCCATCATCGGCCTTTATGACGCGGGCGGCGCTCGCATCCAGGAAGGCGTCGCCGCGCTCGCCGGCTATTCCTACGTGTTCCGCCGCAACGTCCTCGCCTCCGGCGTGATCCCGCAGATCTCCGTCATCATGGGTCCCTGCGCCGGCGGCGACGTCTATTCGCCGGCGATGACCGACTTCATCTTCATGGTGAAGAACACCAGCTACATGTTCGTCACCGGCCCCGACGTGGTGAAGACCGTGACCAACGAGGTCGTCACGGCCGAAGAGCTCGGCGGCGCCTCGGTGCACGCCACGCGCTCCTCGATCGCCGAAGGCGCCTTCGAGAACGACGTCGAGACGCTGCTGCAGATGCGGCGCCTGATCGACTTCCTGCCGTCCAACAACACCGACGGCGTGCCGGAGTGGCCGAGCTTTGACGACATCGGCCGGGTCGACATGTCGCTGGACACGCTGATCCCCGACAATCCGAACAAGCCCTACGACATGAAGGAGCTGATCCTGAAGGTCGTGGACGAAGGCGATTTCTTCGAGATCGCGGATTTGTTCGCGAAGAACATCGTCACCGGTTTCGGTCGCATCGCCGGCCGCACCGTCGGCTTCGTCGCCAACCAGCCGATGGTGCTGGCCGGCGTGCTCGACTCGGACGCCTCGCGCAAGGCGGCGCGCTTCGTGCGTTTTTGTGATGCCTTCAACATCCCGATCGTCACCTTCGTCGACGTGCCGGGCTTCCTGCCGGGCACGGCGCAGGAATATGGCGGCCTGATCAAGCACGGCGCAAAACTGCTGTTCGCGTACTCGCAGTGCACCGTGCCGCTGGTGACCATCATCACCCGCAAGGCCTATGGCGGCGCCTTCGACGTCATGGCCTCCAAGGAAATCGGCGCCGACATGAACTACGCCTGGCCGACCGCCCAGATCGCGGTGATGGGCGCCAAGGGCGCGGTCGAGATCATCTTCCGCAGCGACATCGGTGACCCCGACAAGATCGCCGCCCGCACCAAGGAATACGAAGATCGCTTCCTGTCCCCCTTCATCGCCGCTGAGCGCGGCTACATCGACGACGTCATCATGCCGCATTCGACGCGGCGGCGGATCGCAAGGGCGCTGGCGATGCTGAAGGACAAGAAGGTCGAGGCGCCGGCCAAGAAGCACGACAATCTGCCGTTGTGA